In Arachis hypogaea cultivar Tifrunner chromosome 2, arahy.Tifrunner.gnm2.J5K5, whole genome shotgun sequence, a genomic segment contains:
- the LOC112717838 gene encoding palmitoyl-acyl carrier protein thioesterase, chloroplastic-like isoform X2: MMAPITAASACAFHTVKLPSQNYTTKEGIKRGTNLGQGHGLGVKRAFCGGLQIKANARNYNDDAKISRVASISSSRQNFTIRSYEVDANGAASVETLMNYFQSSMIDHGKTLGIHNNNLNGSTNEMIKRNLVWVYSEMQLFTYRYPKWDDIVEVETWLSSEGKNALRLNWSVRDFKTNQVLNRASSVCVLMNKLTRKLFKMPEEVRREFESHIVNFRMIIEGEDKKIPKVDDTTADYICTGLTSIPQSILLNYELSAMSLKFKRECKIDSKLQSLAEVCSDDNNSKNNVEYNHMLRSEDGVEILRGRTQWRPKPTNNFDNFNHVPEASIKDF; the protein is encoded by the exons ATGATGGCACCGATTACTGCTGCTTCAGCGTGTGCATTTCACACTGTTAAATTACCATCACAAAACTATACTACAAAAGAGGGCATCAAACGTGGCACTAACCTAGGACAAGGACATGGACTTGGAGTGAAGCGTGCTTTTTGTGGTGGCTTACAAATTAAGGCAAATGCCCGAAATTATAATGATGATGCTAAGATTTCCAGAGTTGCTAGCATATCTTCTAGTCGTCAAAACTTTACCATCAGATCATATGAAGTTGATGCTAACGGAGCGGCATCTGTTGAGACTTTGATGAACTATTTTCAG AGCTCTATGATTGATCACGGTAAGACACTTGGAATccacaataataatttaaatggtTCTACGAACGAAATGATCAAAAGGAACTTAGTATGGGTATATAGTGAAATGCAGCTTTTCACTTATCGTTATCCTAAATG GGATGATATAGTTGAAGTGGAAACTTGGTTATCTTCAGAAGGAAAGAATGCTTTGCGCTTAAATTGGAGTGTGCGAGATTTCAAAACAAATCAAGTGTTGAATAGAGCCTCAAG TGTTTGTGTCTTGATGAACAAATTGACAAGAAAATTATTCAAAATGCCAGAAGAAGTCAGAAGGGAATTTGAGTCCCATATTGTAAATTTTAGAATGATTATAGAAGGTGAAGACAAAAAAATACCTAAAGTTGATGACACTACAGCAGATTATATTTGTACTGGTTTAACG AGTATTCCACAATCAATCTTGTTGAATTATGAGTTATCTGCCATGAGTTTGAAATTCAAGAGGGAGTGTAAAATAGACAGCAAGTTACAGTCTCTAGCTGAAGTTTGTAGTGACGATAATAATAGTAAGAATAACGTTGAGTACAATCATATGCTTCGATCTGAAGATGGTGTTGAGATTTTGAGGGGAAGGACTCAGTGGAGACCCAAACCTACTAACAACTTTGACAATTTTAATCATGTTCCAGAAGCTTCCATTAAAGACTTCTAA
- the LOC112761951 gene encoding epi-neemfruitin B 7-O-acetyltransferse L7AT-like → MEQIQVEIISRENIRPSSPTLFHLRTFKHSLLDQLIPFPHAAGILFYTSENLCEFPKRLELLKQSLSETLTQFYPLAGRIKDDLSIDCNDEGANFVVAKVNCPISKFLEKPDLKSLNELLATTPYSGETMIGAHVTNIQVNAFDCGGISIGFCVSHRIFDANSMNTFTKVWTERASSCNRNSKPLTEPNFAISSLFPTSTLHFRDFSKKIWGSFLKEEKWATRRIVFKNSTIATLKAQIVAKSLSNPLKNHLNTPTRVQIVYALLWKCFMAASKAQFGTQRPSMVINTVNLRRRMEESLRPENAIGNFLWLTTLEHMSSEHELSLDELVSKLKKSNEEIDKDFVARLQSEEEGSSIMENALRRISGETWFNNNKGDDEALETLWFNSWCNFEGYDADFGWGKPMWLSSVGVKDNSVLANKIILVDTKFKDGIEAWTTLDEEKMKHLVSSTELLTYATVDPSPLAVSSSKL, encoded by the coding sequence ATGGAACAAATTCAAGTTGAAATCATTTCTAGAGAAAACATTAGACCTTCTTCCCCCACACTCTTTCACCTAAGAACCTTTAAACACTCCCTTTTAGATCAACTTATTCCCTTTCCTCATGCAGCAGGCATCCTATTCTACACCTCAGAAAATCTATGTGAATTCCCAAAGAGATTAGAGTTGCTTAAACAATCATTATCTGAAACACTAACACAATTCTACCCTCTTGCTGGAAGGATCAAAGATGATTTGTCCATTGATTGCAATGATGAAGGTGCTAACTTTGTAGTAGCCAAAGTGAATTGTCCTATTTCAAAGTTTCTAGAGAAGCCTGATTTGAAATCATTGAATGAGCTTCTTGCAACCACTCCATACTCTGGAGAAACAATGATAGGAGCTCATGTGACTAACATTCAAGTCAATGCCTTTGATTGTGGTGGAATTTCAATTGGATTTTGCGTTTCTCATAGGATCTTTGATGCTAATTCAATGAACACCTTCACGAAGGTGTGGACAGAAAGAGCCAGCAGCTGCAACCGCAATTCAAAACCTTTGACAGAACCCAACTTTGCTATAAGTTCTCTGTTCCCAACAAGTACTTTACATTTCAGAGACTTCTCAAAGAAAATCTGGGGTTCCTTTTTGAAGGAAGAAAAATGGGCCACAAGGAGGATTGTGTTCAAAAATTCAACTATTGCCACCCTCAAGGCTCAAATAGTGGCAAAATCTTTATCCAATCCATTGAAGAATCATCTTAATACTCCTACACGTGTTCAGATAGTTTATGCATTGTTGTGGAAGTGTTTCATGGCTGCATCAAAGGCTCAATTTGGAACTCAAAGGCCTTCTATGGTGATTAACACGGTGAATCTTCGTCGAAGAATGGAAGAGTCTCTACGTCCTGAGAATGCTATAGGAAATTTTTTGTGGTTAACAACTTTAGAACACATGAGTAGTGAGCATGAGTTGAGTTTGGATGAGTTGGTGAGTAAATTAAAGAAGTCAAATGAAGAAATTGATAAGGATTTTGTTGCAAGATTGCAAAGTGAAGAAGAAGGGAGTTCAATCATGGAAAATGCTCTTAGGAGAATTAGTGGTGAAACATggtttaataataataagggtGATGATGAGGCATTAGAAACCTTATGGTTTAATAGTTGGTGTAACTTTGAAGGTTATGATGCTGATTTTGGATGGGGAAAACCTATGTGGCTGAGTAGTGTTGGTGTAAAAGATAATTCAGTGTTAGCCAATAAGATAATTTTGGTTGATACTAAGTTCAAAGATGGTATAGAAGCTTGGACTACCTTGGATGAGGAGAAAATGAAGCATTTGGTGTCAAGCACTGAATTACTCACTTATGCAACTGTTGATCCAAGTCCTTTAGCAGTGTCTAGCTCAAAATTATAG
- the LOC112761967 gene encoding uncharacterized protein — MDVVPGPEDQGRGAGAEGAASVASLRGRRRSPRQRTEPHTRTRPFGGTGADSAIIMQELRHRVQNLERQLADQEHDRWTTDPSYSPSPEIQERDSHRSRLRRASASRTEAESIREESPIPRRRNDTIIYSRGKETRRAGRGREDGEERSERTRQPVIMGATPFHRSILEVRLPKHFDKPTDMRYDGTQDPLEHLTAFEARMNLEGVGDEVRCRAFPVTLAGPAIRWFNGLPQESIHGFSDISRAFLAQFTTRIAKAKHPINLLGITQRQGEPTRKYLDRFNDECLEIDSLTDSVASLCLTNGLLNEDFRKHLTTKPVWTMHEIQTVAKEYINDEEVSQVVAANKRHYGYNQPRQQVVGERQKEQAKEGGPGKAPRPFPRIRKFTNYTPLTLPIVEVYQQIAERGILSKPRPLKDRTGGNKSLYCDYHKGYGHQTQDCFDLRDALEEPRRRHRDQDEKGKTRSTKRRQEPEDKDHGLTVINVVTAKNAAPRSRSAHKKDAKVLAVSSVPMRSSKKPPSISFGSEDQWFDEAPENPPIVITARVGTWIVKRILVDTGADSNIMFHNVFDAWG; from the exons ATGGACGTCGTGCCGGGTCCCGAAGACCAAGGCCGAGGAGCCGGAGCAGAGGGGGCAGCCTCCGTCGCCTCACTAAGAGGACGGCGAAGGTCCCCCCGACAACGCACTGAACCACACACAAGGACACGACCTTTCGGGGGAACGGGCGCCGACAGCGCCATAATAATGCAGGAGCTACGCCACAGGGTCCAGAACCTGGAACGGCAACTGGCCGACCAGGAGCACGACCGATGGACCACCGATCCCAGCTACTCCCCATCTCCCGAAATCCAAGAGAGAGATTCCCATCGAAGCCGTCTACGACGCGCCTCCGCATCCCGAACGGAAGCGGAGAGTATTCGTGAAGAGTCACCCATCCCGAGAAGACGAAATGACACAATCATCTACTCCCGAGGCAAGGAAACGCGCCGCGCGGGACGAGGTCGCGAAGACGGGGAAGAGAGGTCCGAGAGGACACGGCAACCCGTGATAATGGGCGCCACCCCGTTCCACCGATCCATCCTCGAAGTCCGGTTGCCGAAGcacttcgacaaaccaacggacatgaggtacgatggaacTCAAGACCCTCTGGAACATCTCACGGCCTTCGAAGCTAGAATGAATCTGGAGGGAGTAGGGGACGAGGTGAGATGCCGAGCCTTCCCGGTGACTCTGGCAGGACCCGCGATCAGATGGTTTAACGGCCTCCCGCAGGAGTCCATCCATGGGTTTTCGGACATCAGCCGTGCCTTCCTAGCCCAATTCACAACAAGAATAGCAAAGGCAAAGCACCCAATCAACCTTCTGGGGATAACCCAGAGACAAGGAGAGCCGACCAGGAAATACCTGGAtcggttcaacgacgaatgcctgGAAATTGACAGCCTAACCGACTCTGTGGCCAGCCTCTGTCTGACGAACGGCCTCCTCAACGAAGACTTCCGAAAACACCTCACCACGAAACCGGTTTGGACGATGCACGAAATCCAAACGGTGGCTAAGGAATATATAAATGATGAGGAAGTCAGTCAGGTCGTAGCCGCCAATAAACGACACTACGGCTACAATCAACCAAGGCAACAGGTGGTCGGGGAGAGGCAAAAAGAGCAGGCCAAAGAGGGAGGGCCGGGCAAAGCACCCAGACCATTTCCCCGAATCAGGAAGTTCACAAACTACACCCCACTCACCCTCCCCATTGTGGAAGTTTACCAACAAATAGCCGAGAGAGGGATCttgtcgaagccccgaccactcaAGGACCGTACGGGTGGAAACAAGAGCCTCTACTGTGACTACCACAAGGGCTATGGACACCAAACACAGGACTGTTTTGACCTAAGGGATGCATTAGA GGAGCCGAGGAGGCGGCATAGGGACCAGGACGAAAAAGGAAAGACCCGGTCGACAAAGCGACGACAAGAGCCAGAAGACAAAGACCACGGTCTCACCGTGATAAACGTAGTGACCGCCAAAAACGCGGCACCTAGGTCAAGATCGGCACACAAGAAAGACGCCAAGGTCCTGGCGGTCTCCTCCGTGCCAATGCGAAGCTCCAAGAAGCCCCCGTCTATCTCATTCGGCTCGGAAGATCAGTGGTTCGACGAAGCCCCTGAAAATCCACCAATAGTCATTACGGCCAGAGTAGGAACATGGATCGTAAAGCGGATCCTTGTTGACACGGGGGCAGACTCCAACATTATGTTCCACAACGTGTTCGACGCCTGGGGTTAA
- the LOC112717838 gene encoding palmitoyl-acyl carrier protein thioesterase, chloroplastic-like isoform X1, which produces MMAPITAASACAFHTVKLPSQNYTTKEGIKRGTNLGQGHGLGVKRAFCGGLQIKANARNYNDDAKISRVASISSSRQNFTIRSYEVDANGAASVETLMNYFQSSMIDHGKTLGIHNNNLNGSTNEMIKRNLVWVYSEMQLFTYRYPKWDDIVEVETWLSSEGKNALRLNWSVRDFKTNQVLNRASSVCVLMNKLTRKLFKMPEEVRREFESHIVNFRMIIEGEDKKIPKVDDTTADYICTGLTSKWSDIDIHFHVNNAKYISWILESIPQSILLNYELSAMSLKFKRECKIDSKLQSLAEVCSDDNNSKNNVEYNHMLRSEDGVEILRGRTQWRPKPTNNFDNFNHVPEASIKDF; this is translated from the exons ATGATGGCACCGATTACTGCTGCTTCAGCGTGTGCATTTCACACTGTTAAATTACCATCACAAAACTATACTACAAAAGAGGGCATCAAACGTGGCACTAACCTAGGACAAGGACATGGACTTGGAGTGAAGCGTGCTTTTTGTGGTGGCTTACAAATTAAGGCAAATGCCCGAAATTATAATGATGATGCTAAGATTTCCAGAGTTGCTAGCATATCTTCTAGTCGTCAAAACTTTACCATCAGATCATATGAAGTTGATGCTAACGGAGCGGCATCTGTTGAGACTTTGATGAACTATTTTCAG AGCTCTATGATTGATCACGGTAAGACACTTGGAATccacaataataatttaaatggtTCTACGAACGAAATGATCAAAAGGAACTTAGTATGGGTATATAGTGAAATGCAGCTTTTCACTTATCGTTATCCTAAATG GGATGATATAGTTGAAGTGGAAACTTGGTTATCTTCAGAAGGAAAGAATGCTTTGCGCTTAAATTGGAGTGTGCGAGATTTCAAAACAAATCAAGTGTTGAATAGAGCCTCAAG TGTTTGTGTCTTGATGAACAAATTGACAAGAAAATTATTCAAAATGCCAGAAGAAGTCAGAAGGGAATTTGAGTCCCATATTGTAAATTTTAGAATGATTATAGAAGGTGAAGACAAAAAAATACCTAAAGTTGATGACACTACAGCAGATTATATTTGTACTGGTTTAACG TCAAAATGGAGTGATATAGATATACATTTTCATGTCAATAATGCGAAGTATATTAGTTGGATCTTAGag AGTATTCCACAATCAATCTTGTTGAATTATGAGTTATCTGCCATGAGTTTGAAATTCAAGAGGGAGTGTAAAATAGACAGCAAGTTACAGTCTCTAGCTGAAGTTTGTAGTGACGATAATAATAGTAAGAATAACGTTGAGTACAATCATATGCTTCGATCTGAAGATGGTGTTGAGATTTTGAGGGGAAGGACTCAGTGGAGACCCAAACCTACTAACAACTTTGACAATTTTAATCATGTTCCAGAAGCTTCCATTAAAGACTTCTAA